In Eucalyptus grandis isolate ANBG69807.140 chromosome 4, ASM1654582v1, whole genome shotgun sequence, the following proteins share a genomic window:
- the LOC104442957 gene encoding TMV resistance protein N-like isoform X1, whose product MASSNAGTSLGSEYQVFLSFRGPDTRTGFTDILYQSLIDAGICVFRDDEELHVGERIDGSLQQAIDNSRIYIPILSRTYASSQWCLRELTQIMVNTSKPEGNKEILPIFYNVEPDDVKLKTPLYRDAILKLECEKKLTTELVDAWREALVKIDTIKGWEAKKYKGDSELVKLVVEEVVQKLKTKQRLVTENLVGIDDRVIAVSELLNVDSGGVRLIKIHGMGGIGKTTLAKVVFNRLSSHFGKFSCFLEDVRVKSSNGLVELQKKLLSEISHPVVARRIDEIDDGMKRIGEALCNKKVFIVLDDVDSSEQVEKLLGKNTLYLGSRILITTRNIDVLRTYRSKYQILEYEMEVMSFDYALQLFSKHAFDRDSPLDDYSDLSREVVSNTGRLPLALEVIGSLLYHKAQEQWKKALTKLRKGPCEDVFGKLKISYDALSFEQQQIFLDIACFFIGEDKTNAFYMWEDYDFSPDIVVDVLINMSLVKITENNKFWMHNQLRDLGRNIVHRENPTNPGKRSRIWINKEVIDAIRTNELKKNVQALDLDLFKIDKDTITSEEIGRFEHLRYLKLQGGTLVGNLANCLTKLRWLLWSHAPQMSKPTNMHLQNVVALQFASNNSIDDPKLQSFVKIAGKLRVLSLKKCESITRTPNFLGCPNLERLTFEECSNLSKIDSSIGKLERLTHLKIDTCCSLEDLPKEMGDLMNLKHFFLRCHEVKRLPDSIWKLKSFHEVHLLGHVNSANSWELPSAIGSLPFLRILDLSKIGVNVVPKSVNMLPCLQRLELRDCDEIQELPALPTSLTHLIVSSKSLRVVPNLSNLTNLVELELNDWQGGRDKLCTGELWWIGRLSKLTKLSFGLHNVPTPVELASLSLLNQLDLFGLDLQTNPQLPMSLQKLGLHYLSSIASLSLNLSNLSCLELSWSSMQEFQLDGLEFSNLKELHIKICAPLERLSLSNMRKLEDVHVRDCPKLVEIQFSGAFESLKALSIEKCKTLGRLVYVREAGHDSNESANELISCQGTLILLSGVFNKLQYLKLVRCPKILTIQVVGKSKSCEAFNVQGCTSLQSLRDFSNLSNLKNLHINDNDGLEVVEGLDELEFLINLEVHNCELLERLIDVSSTKLPNDCHMRISGCGKLLGVNEGFNGSFKAFKNYEEQKSDCKQEQESDLERNCGQKQEGDFEQEQEGYFEPEIDLERDFEHKQESDFKLERRETSNMCSKRNRKATLDGTTNQNRNRKATLDGTTNQNRNRKATLDGTTNQNRNRKATPDGTSNRNRNRKPALN is encoded by the exons ATGGCGAGCTCAAATGCAGGAACGTCATTGGGAAGTGAGTATCAAGTGTTTCTGAGCTTCAGAGGGCCTGACACTCGTACTGGATTCACGGACATCCTCTATCAAAGTTTAATTGATGCTGGAATTTGTGTCTTTCGAGACGATGAAGAGCTCCATGTTGGTGAAAGGATCGATGGATCACTCCAGCAAGCGATTGATAACTCTAGGATCTATATACCAATCTTATCTCGGACCTATGCTTCAAGTCAATGGTGCCTCCGTGAGCTCACGCAGATCATGGTGAACACTTCCAAACCAGAAGGTAATAAAGAGATCTTACCTATTTTCTACAATGTGGAACCTGACGATGTTAAACTGAAAACTCCACTATATCGCGATGCAATACTGAAATTGGAGTGTGAGAAGAAGTTGACTACTGAGCTCGTAGATGCATGGAGAGAGGCTCTCGTAAAGATAGATACAATAAAAGGGTGGGAAGCGAAGAAGTACAAAGG CGACAGTGAACTGGTCAAATTGGTAGTTGAGGAGGTCGtgcaaaagttgaaaacaaaacaaagattgGTGACTGAAAATTTGGTCGGAATTGATGATCGAGTTATAGCTGTAAGTGAATTGTTAAACGTGGACTCTGGTGGTGTACGACTCATCAAAATTCATGGCATGGGGGGTATCGGTAAAACAACTCTCGCCAAGGTTGTCTTCAACCGACTATCTTCTCATTTTGGAAAGTTTTCTTGTTTCCTTGAAGATGTTCGAGTGAAGTCATCAAATGGCTTAGTTGAGTTGCAAAAAAAGTTATTGTCTGAAATCAGCCATCCAGTAGTAGCAAGGAGAATTGACGAAATTGACGATGGAATGAAAAGGATTGGAGAAGCACTTTGCAATAAGAAAGTCTTCATTGTACTTGATGATGTTGATAGCAGCGAACAAGTGGAGAAATTACTTGGAAAGAATACTTTATATCTAGGATCAAGGATATTGATTACAACAAGAAATATAGATGTTTTGCGAACCTATAGATCAAAGTATCAAATTTTGGAGTACGAAATGGAGGTGATGAGTTTTGATTATGCTCTTCAACTATTCAGCAAGCATGCATTTGATAGAGATTCTCCCTTAGATGATTATAGTGATCTTTCAAGGGAAGTTGTATCTAATACTGGGAGACTTCCATTGGCTCTTGAAGTAATTGGTTCGTTACTCTACCACAAAGCACAAGAACAATGGAAAAAGGCATTGACAAAGTTAAGAAAAGGACCTTGTGAGGATGTTTTTGGAAAGTTAAAGATCAGCTACGATGCCTTAAGTTTTGAGCAACAGCAAATTTTCcttgatattgcatgctttttcaTTGGTGAGGATAAGACGAATGCATTTTACATGTGGGAAGATTACGACTTTTCCCCAGATATTGTAGTTGATGTCCTCATTAATATGTCTTTGGTAAAGATTACGGAAAATAATAAGTTTTGGATGCACAATCAActtagagatcttggaaggaaTATTGTTCATCGAGAAAATCCAACGAATCCTGGAAAGCGGAGTAGGATATGGATTAACAAGGAGGTCATTGATGCAATTAGAACAAATGAG TTGAAGAAAAACGTACAAGCCCTGGATCTTGATCTATTCAAAATTGATAAGGACACCATTACAAGTGAAGAAATTGGAAGGTTTGAACATCTAAGGTATCTCAAATTACAGGGGGGAACATTAGTTGGAAACTTAGCAAATTGTCTGACCAAACTAAGATGGTTGTTGTGGAGTCATGCTCCTCAAATGTCTAAGCCAACCAATATGCACTTACAGAATGTTGTCGCTCTTCAATTTGCAAGCAATAACTCAATTGATGATCCGAAACTACAAAGCTTTGTCAAG ATTGCAGGAAAATTGAGAGTTCTTTCTCTTAAAAAATGTGAGAGCATAACCAGAACACCAAACTTCCTTGGATGCCCAAATCTAGAGAGGCTCACTTTTGAAGAGTGTTCCAATTTGAGCAAAATTGACAGCTCTATTGGGAAGTTGGAGCGTCTGACTCACCTAAAGATTGATACTTGCTGCAGTCTTGAAGATTTGCCTAAAGAAATGGGGGACCTAATGAATCTAAAGCACTTCTTTTTACGGTGCCATGAAGTGAAGAGACTCCCAGATTCCATATGGAAGTTGAAATCATTTCATGAGGTGCACCTTTTAGGCCACGTCAATTCGGCAAATTCATGGGAGTTACCCAGTGCTATTGGAAGTTTGCCCTTTCTAAGAATCCTAGATCTATCAAAAATTGGTGTCAATGTAGTTCCAAAGTCCGTCAACATGCTTCCTTGCTTACAAAGATTGGAGTTGAGGGATTGTGATGAGATTCAAGAGTTGCCAGCACTCCCAACAAGTTTAACCCATCTAATAGTGTCATCTAAATCATTGCGGGTAGTCCCAAATCTCTCAAACTTGACTAATTTGGTTGAGTTGGAGCTAAATGATTGGCAAGGAGGAAGAGATAAACTTTGTACTGGTGAATTATGGTGGATTGGGAGGTTATCCAAACTAACTAAATTGAGCTTTGGACTTCACAATGTCCCTACTCCTGTTGAGCTGGCTTCCCTTTCTTTGCTAAACCAACTTGATTTGTTTGGATTGGACTTGCAGACCAATCCTCAACTTCCCATGTCTCTACAAAAACTAGGCCTTCATTATCTCAGTTCGATTGCATCACTTTCTCTGAATCTGAGTAATTTGTCCTGTCTAGAGCTCTCTTGGTCTTCAATGCAAGAATTTCAACTCGATGGGCttgaattttcaaatctaaAGGAGTTGCATATTAAAATCTGTGCACCTCTCGAGAGACTCAGCCTATCCAACATGAGGAAGCTTGAAGATGTCCACgtgagagattgtccaaagttAGTTGAGATCCAATTTTCTGGGGCGTTCGAATCATTGAAGGCATTGTCTATTGAAAAGTGCAAGACCTTGGGAAGGCTAGTTTACGTGCGGGAAGCTGGGCACGATAGTAATGAGTCTGCTAATGAGTTGATTAGTTGTCAAGGGACACTAATCCTTCTATCGGGAGTATTCAATAAGCTGCAGTATCTCAAGCTGGTGCGTTGCCCTAAGATACTAACAATTCAAGTTGTCGGTAAATCAAAATCATGTGAGGCATTCAATGTTCAAGGTTGTACTTCGCTACAAAGTCTTcgtgatttttcaaatttaagcaACCTCAAGAATTTACACATCAATGACAACGATGGGCTAGAGGTTGTTGAGGGCCTTGACGAGCTAGAGTTTTTAATAAACTTAGAAGTTCATAACTGTGAATTGTTGGAAAGGTTGATTGACGTATCAAGCACCAAATTGCCCAATGATTGCCACATGCGTATCTCCGGTTGTGGGAAATTACTCGGGGTTAACGAAGGATTCAATGGCTCCTTTAAGGCTTTCAAGAATTATGAG GAACAGAAAAGCGATTGCAAACAGGAACAGGAAAGTGACTTGGAGCGCAACTGCGGACAGAAACAAGAAGGCGACTTTGAACAGGAACAGGAAGGCTACTTCGAACCAGAAATCGACTTGGAACGCGACTTTGAACATAAACAGGAAAGCGACTTCAAACTGGAACGGAGAGAGACTTCGAACATGTGTTCCAAGAGGAACAGGAAAGCGACTCTGGATGGAACTACGAATCAGAACAGGAACAGGAAAGCGACTCTGGATGGAACTACGAATCAGAACAGGAACAGGAAAGCGACTCTGGATGGAACTACGAATCAGAACAGGAACAGGAAAGCGACTCCGGATGGAACTTCGAATCGGAACAGGAACAGGAAACCTGCTTTGAACTAG
- the LOC104442957 gene encoding TMV resistance protein N-like isoform X3: MASSNAGTSLGSEYQVFLSFRGPDTRTGFTDILYQSLIDAGICVFRDDEELHVGERIDGSLQQAIDNSRIYIPILSRTYASSQWCLRELTQIMVNTSKPEGNKEILPIFYNVEPDDVKLKTPLYRDAILKLECEKKLTTELVDAWREALVKIDTIKGWEAKKYKGDSELVKLVVEEVVQKLKTKQRLVTENLVGIDDRVIAVSELLNVDSGGVRLIKIHGMGGIGKTTLAKVVFNRLSSHFGKFSCFLEDVRVKSSNGLVELQKKLLSEISHPVVARRIDEIDDGMKRIGEALCNKKVFIVLDDVDSSEQVEKLLGKNTLYLGSRILITTRNIDVLRTYRSKYQILEYEMEVMSFDYALQLFSKHAFDRDSPLDDYSDLSREVVSNTGRLPLALEVIGSLLYHKAQEQWKKALTKLRKGPCEDVFGKLKISYDALSFEQQQIFLDIACFFIGEDKTNAFYMWEDYDFSPDIVVDVLINMSLVKITENNKFWMHNQLRDLGRNIVHRENPTNPGKRSRIWINKEVIDAIRTNELKKNVQALDLDLFKIDKDTITSEEIGRFEHLRYLKLQGGTLVGNLANCLTKLRWLLWSHAPQMSKPTNMHLQNVVALQFASNNSIDDPKLQSFVKIAGKLRVLSLKKCESITRTPNFLGCPNLERLTFEECSNLSKIDSSIGKLERLTHLKIDTCCSLEDLPKEMGDLMNLKHFFLRCHEVKRLPDSIWKLKSFHEVHLLGHVNSANSWELPSAIGSLPFLRILDLSKIGVNVVPKSVNMLPCLQRLELRDCDEIQELPALPTSLTHLIVSSKSLRVVPNLSNLTNLVELELNDWQGGRDKLCTGELWWIGRLSKLTKLSFGLHNVPTPVELASLSLLNQLDLFGLDLQTNPQLPMSLQKLGLHYLSSIASLSLNLSNLSCLELSWSSMQEFQLDGLEFSNLKELHIKICAPLERLSLSNMRKLEDVHVRDCPKLVEIQFSGAFESLKALSIEKCKTLGRLVYVREAGHDSNESANELISCQGTLILLSGVFNKLQYLKLVRCPKILTIQVVGKSKSCEAFNVQGCTSLQSLRDFSNLSNLKNLHINDNDGLEVVEGLDELEFLINLEVHNCELLERLIDVSSTKLPNDCHMRISGCGKLLGVNEGFNGSFKAFKNYEEQKSDCKQEQESDLERNCGQKQEGDFEQEQEGYFEPEIDLERDFEHKQESDFKLERRETSNMCSKRNRKATLDGTTNQNRNRKATLDGTTNQNRNRKATPDGTSNRNRNRKPALN; encoded by the exons ATGGCGAGCTCAAATGCAGGAACGTCATTGGGAAGTGAGTATCAAGTGTTTCTGAGCTTCAGAGGGCCTGACACTCGTACTGGATTCACGGACATCCTCTATCAAAGTTTAATTGATGCTGGAATTTGTGTCTTTCGAGACGATGAAGAGCTCCATGTTGGTGAAAGGATCGATGGATCACTCCAGCAAGCGATTGATAACTCTAGGATCTATATACCAATCTTATCTCGGACCTATGCTTCAAGTCAATGGTGCCTCCGTGAGCTCACGCAGATCATGGTGAACACTTCCAAACCAGAAGGTAATAAAGAGATCTTACCTATTTTCTACAATGTGGAACCTGACGATGTTAAACTGAAAACTCCACTATATCGCGATGCAATACTGAAATTGGAGTGTGAGAAGAAGTTGACTACTGAGCTCGTAGATGCATGGAGAGAGGCTCTCGTAAAGATAGATACAATAAAAGGGTGGGAAGCGAAGAAGTACAAAGG CGACAGTGAACTGGTCAAATTGGTAGTTGAGGAGGTCGtgcaaaagttgaaaacaaaacaaagattgGTGACTGAAAATTTGGTCGGAATTGATGATCGAGTTATAGCTGTAAGTGAATTGTTAAACGTGGACTCTGGTGGTGTACGACTCATCAAAATTCATGGCATGGGGGGTATCGGTAAAACAACTCTCGCCAAGGTTGTCTTCAACCGACTATCTTCTCATTTTGGAAAGTTTTCTTGTTTCCTTGAAGATGTTCGAGTGAAGTCATCAAATGGCTTAGTTGAGTTGCAAAAAAAGTTATTGTCTGAAATCAGCCATCCAGTAGTAGCAAGGAGAATTGACGAAATTGACGATGGAATGAAAAGGATTGGAGAAGCACTTTGCAATAAGAAAGTCTTCATTGTACTTGATGATGTTGATAGCAGCGAACAAGTGGAGAAATTACTTGGAAAGAATACTTTATATCTAGGATCAAGGATATTGATTACAACAAGAAATATAGATGTTTTGCGAACCTATAGATCAAAGTATCAAATTTTGGAGTACGAAATGGAGGTGATGAGTTTTGATTATGCTCTTCAACTATTCAGCAAGCATGCATTTGATAGAGATTCTCCCTTAGATGATTATAGTGATCTTTCAAGGGAAGTTGTATCTAATACTGGGAGACTTCCATTGGCTCTTGAAGTAATTGGTTCGTTACTCTACCACAAAGCACAAGAACAATGGAAAAAGGCATTGACAAAGTTAAGAAAAGGACCTTGTGAGGATGTTTTTGGAAAGTTAAAGATCAGCTACGATGCCTTAAGTTTTGAGCAACAGCAAATTTTCcttgatattgcatgctttttcaTTGGTGAGGATAAGACGAATGCATTTTACATGTGGGAAGATTACGACTTTTCCCCAGATATTGTAGTTGATGTCCTCATTAATATGTCTTTGGTAAAGATTACGGAAAATAATAAGTTTTGGATGCACAATCAActtagagatcttggaaggaaTATTGTTCATCGAGAAAATCCAACGAATCCTGGAAAGCGGAGTAGGATATGGATTAACAAGGAGGTCATTGATGCAATTAGAACAAATGAG TTGAAGAAAAACGTACAAGCCCTGGATCTTGATCTATTCAAAATTGATAAGGACACCATTACAAGTGAAGAAATTGGAAGGTTTGAACATCTAAGGTATCTCAAATTACAGGGGGGAACATTAGTTGGAAACTTAGCAAATTGTCTGACCAAACTAAGATGGTTGTTGTGGAGTCATGCTCCTCAAATGTCTAAGCCAACCAATATGCACTTACAGAATGTTGTCGCTCTTCAATTTGCAAGCAATAACTCAATTGATGATCCGAAACTACAAAGCTTTGTCAAG ATTGCAGGAAAATTGAGAGTTCTTTCTCTTAAAAAATGTGAGAGCATAACCAGAACACCAAACTTCCTTGGATGCCCAAATCTAGAGAGGCTCACTTTTGAAGAGTGTTCCAATTTGAGCAAAATTGACAGCTCTATTGGGAAGTTGGAGCGTCTGACTCACCTAAAGATTGATACTTGCTGCAGTCTTGAAGATTTGCCTAAAGAAATGGGGGACCTAATGAATCTAAAGCACTTCTTTTTACGGTGCCATGAAGTGAAGAGACTCCCAGATTCCATATGGAAGTTGAAATCATTTCATGAGGTGCACCTTTTAGGCCACGTCAATTCGGCAAATTCATGGGAGTTACCCAGTGCTATTGGAAGTTTGCCCTTTCTAAGAATCCTAGATCTATCAAAAATTGGTGTCAATGTAGTTCCAAAGTCCGTCAACATGCTTCCTTGCTTACAAAGATTGGAGTTGAGGGATTGTGATGAGATTCAAGAGTTGCCAGCACTCCCAACAAGTTTAACCCATCTAATAGTGTCATCTAAATCATTGCGGGTAGTCCCAAATCTCTCAAACTTGACTAATTTGGTTGAGTTGGAGCTAAATGATTGGCAAGGAGGAAGAGATAAACTTTGTACTGGTGAATTATGGTGGATTGGGAGGTTATCCAAACTAACTAAATTGAGCTTTGGACTTCACAATGTCCCTACTCCTGTTGAGCTGGCTTCCCTTTCTTTGCTAAACCAACTTGATTTGTTTGGATTGGACTTGCAGACCAATCCTCAACTTCCCATGTCTCTACAAAAACTAGGCCTTCATTATCTCAGTTCGATTGCATCACTTTCTCTGAATCTGAGTAATTTGTCCTGTCTAGAGCTCTCTTGGTCTTCAATGCAAGAATTTCAACTCGATGGGCttgaattttcaaatctaaAGGAGTTGCATATTAAAATCTGTGCACCTCTCGAGAGACTCAGCCTATCCAACATGAGGAAGCTTGAAGATGTCCACgtgagagattgtccaaagttAGTTGAGATCCAATTTTCTGGGGCGTTCGAATCATTGAAGGCATTGTCTATTGAAAAGTGCAAGACCTTGGGAAGGCTAGTTTACGTGCGGGAAGCTGGGCACGATAGTAATGAGTCTGCTAATGAGTTGATTAGTTGTCAAGGGACACTAATCCTTCTATCGGGAGTATTCAATAAGCTGCAGTATCTCAAGCTGGTGCGTTGCCCTAAGATACTAACAATTCAAGTTGTCGGTAAATCAAAATCATGTGAGGCATTCAATGTTCAAGGTTGTACTTCGCTACAAAGTCTTcgtgatttttcaaatttaagcaACCTCAAGAATTTACACATCAATGACAACGATGGGCTAGAGGTTGTTGAGGGCCTTGACGAGCTAGAGTTTTTAATAAACTTAGAAGTTCATAACTGTGAATTGTTGGAAAGGTTGATTGACGTATCAAGCACCAAATTGCCCAATGATTGCCACATGCGTATCTCCGGTTGTGGGAAATTACTCGGGGTTAACGAAGGATTCAATGGCTCCTTTAAGGCTTTCAAGAATTATGAG GAACAGAAAAGCGATTGCAAACAGGAACAGGAAAGTGACTTGGAGCGCAACTGCGGACAGAAACAAGAAGGCGACTTTGAACAGGAACAGGAAGGCTACTTCGAACCAGAAATCGACTTGGAACGCGACTTTGAACATAAACAGGAAAGCGACTTCAAACTGGAACGGAGAGAGACTTCGAACATGTGTTCCAAGAG GAACAGGAAAGCGACTCTGGATGGAACTACGAATCAGAACAGGAACAGGAAAGCGACTCTGGATGGAACTACGAATCAGAACAGGAACAGGAAAGCGACTCCGGATGGAACTTCGAATCGGAACAGGAACAGGAAACCTGCTTTGAACTAG